Below is a window of bacterium DNA.
AGGGGTAGAAGCCAGCAGGCGTGAGGCATCCTCGTTGGCATCGCGGTGGCCCCGGCGTCCCAAGTGCTGCTACTTGATCTTCCCCCACGGGTCCTTCGGCAGGATCACACAGCCCGCGCCCAGCGTCTGCTTCGGCTCGCCGCTGAACTTCAGCTCGATCACCGTGCACAGCGGGTCCGGGGCATCTGCCGGTACGCCCTTGAGCAGCACCCGATCCTTGTCCTGCACGACCTTCAGCTTCTTGCCACCCATGACCTTGGCGGACTCGATCTTGCAGTGCAACCCGCCGATGGAGAAGTCACACCCCGGCCAGCGGTTCACGTGGTAGTACAGCGTATCGCCCTTCCGGGTGAAGGCGCCCAGGAAGGTCCACTCCTGCTGCATCGGGTCGGTGGCCGGGTAGATGCTCTCCCCGTACTTGTCCAGCCACTCGCCGACCTGCTTGAGGATCTTCGGCTGCGGGTTGGGGATGACGCCCTCGGGCGAGGGGCCGCAGTTGAGCAGCAGATTGCCGCCGCCGGCCGCGACTTGCCGCAGCATCCCCAGCACCTGCCGCGCGGTGCGGTACTCCGGCTCGATGGGCCCGTAGCCCCACGAGCCGTTGAAGGTCATGCAGGCCTCCCACGCCCCTTCCTGGGCCACGATGTGCTCCTCGGGGGTGCCGAAGTCGCCGGGAATCTGGTTGCGGTTGTTGATGATGATGTCCGGCTGCAGCTCGTACACCATCGCGTTCATCTTCTCGGACTCCCAGCCCGCGGCGTCCAGTGGCCA
It encodes the following:
- a CDS encoding alpha-L-fucosidase — encoded protein: MPAKKPLTVEQDRERRLAWFRQARFGMFIHWGLYSQLGRHEWVMNRERIPLAEYEKLADSFKPGPWPARKWAKLAKAAGQRYMVMTTKHHEGFCLFDSALTDYNAKQRGPKRDLVAEYVEACHAEGLKVGFYYSLMDWHHPDGAKCKLNEKSRRRFIDYIHGQIRELCTNYGKIDIMWYDVSWPLDAAGWESEKMNAMVYELQPDIIINNRNQIPGDFGTPEEHIVAQEGAWEACMTFNGSWGYGPIEPEYRTARQVLGMLRQVAAGGGNLLLNCGPSPEGVIPNPQPKILKQVGEWLDKYGESIYPATDPMQQEWTFLGAFTRKGDTLYYHVNRWPGCDFSIGGLHCKIESAKVMGGKKLKVVQDKDRVLLKGVPADAPDPLCTVIELKFSGEPKQTLGAGCVILPKDPWGKIK